One window of Manihot esculenta cultivar AM560-2 chromosome 17, M.esculenta_v8, whole genome shotgun sequence genomic DNA carries:
- the LOC110604772 gene encoding uncharacterized protein LOC110604772 isoform X1 codes for MPSLKMKTKLNMDSSRGKSHLSVCQKSSMISKKSGSHITVSRQTAGCDAYIDYVQSSIYTSDIESYEAINQREFSSEANSQFQKHSSTFLDSGTMERMELALNCTSSFETIFSPALEPVEIQYLPNNDDDSGGNKDLSVPGLGTDDSDNRSSCYYETCNISDFFISDMIIAGLPFDGNTADDNITVTNPFPEYKCAESSMLFDVAEECVMLPFLEDTPKVSNPNDMVSCEEDVVDQDDASLYLAINQIRSCNQESDLHTELDQIEDFDPQFFIKNLPDLSDMESNFHPTLSPKDSWRRKSITLVLDLDETLVHSTLEHCDDADFTFTVFFNLKEHTVYVKQRPFLHAFLERVAEMFEVVIFTASQSIYAAQLLDILDPDKKFISRRVYRESCIFTDGSYTKDLTVLGVDLAKVAIIDNSPQVFRLQVNNGIPIKSWFSDPSDCALISLLPFLETLVDADDVRPIIARRFGRVRNVLYNLLMEKCKYVEFHCYCLS; via the exons ATGCCATCGTTAAAAATGAAGACCAAGCTAAACATGGATTCTTCAAGGGGAAAAAGTCATCTGAGTGTGTGTCAAAAGTCTAGTATGATATCCAAAAAATCGGGTTCTCATATCACAGTTTCTCGACAAACAGCAGGATGTGATGCTTATATTGACTATG TTCAATCGAGTATATACACTTCGGATATTGAAAGTTATGAAGCCATTAACCAACGAGAATTTTCAAGTGAAGCAAATTCTCAGTTTCAAAAGCATTCATCAACTTTTCTGGATTCAGGCACCATGGAAAGGATG GAATTGGCCCTTAACTGTACGTCAAGCTTCGAAACAATTTTTTCTCCTGCTTTGGAGCCTGTTGAAATTCAGTATCTGCCAAATAATGATGATGATTCAG GAGGCAACAAAGATCTTAGCGTGCCAGGGTTGGGTACTGACGACAGTGATAACAGAAGCTCATGCTACTATGAAACATGCAACATCTCAGATTTCTTTATTTCTGACATGATTATTGCTGGCTTACCATTTGATGGGAACACAGCTGATGACAATATCACCGTGACCAATCCTTTTCCGGAGTATAAATGTGCTGAATCTAGTATGTTGTTTGATGTGGCTGAGGAATGTGTCATGCTACCTTTTCTTGAAGACACTCCTAAAGTAAGCAATCCTAATGATATGGTATCTTGTGAAGAGGACGTGGTAGATCAAGATGATGCTAGCTTGTACCTAGCAATTAATCAGATACGATCTTGCAATCAGGAATCTGACCTTCACACTGAATTGGACCAAATAGAAGACTTTGATCCTCAgttctttataaaaaatttgcCTGATCTATCTGACATGGAGTCGAATTTTCACCCAACTTTATCTCCAAAGGATTCTTGGAGAAGGAAGTCGATAACCCTGGTGCTCGATTTGGATG AGACTCTGGTCCACTCTACATTGGAACATTGTGACGATGCTGATTTTACCTTTACTGTGTTTTTCAACTTGAAAGAGCACACTGTATATGTAAAACAGAGGCCTTTCCTCCATGCATTCTTAGAGAGAGTTGCAGAGATGTTTGAAGTTGTTATCTTTACAGCTAGCCAAAGCATTTATGCAGCACAGCTTTTGGACATACTGGATCCAGATAAGAAGTTTATATCTCGTCGGGTTTACCGTGAGTCTTGCATTTTCACAGATGGAAGTTACACAAAAGATTTGACAGTTTTAGGTGTTGATCTTGCAAAAGTTGCCATTATTGATAATTCTCCACAG gttttcaggttgcaagtaAATAATGGGATTCCTATTAAGAGTTGGTTTAGTGATCCATCAGATTGTGCACTAATTTCATTACTCCCCTTCTTAGAGACCCTGGTTGATGCTGATGATGTCCGCCCTATCATTGCAAGGAGATTCG
- the LOC110604772 gene encoding CTD small phosphatase-like protein 2 isoform X2 — MLILTMELALNCTSSFETIFSPALEPVEIQYLPNNDDDSGGNKDLSVPGLGTDDSDNRSSCYYETCNISDFFISDMIIAGLPFDGNTADDNITVTNPFPEYKCAESSMLFDVAEECVMLPFLEDTPKVSNPNDMVSCEEDVVDQDDASLYLAINQIRSCNQESDLHTELDQIEDFDPQFFIKNLPDLSDMESNFHPTLSPKDSWRRKSITLVLDLDETLVHSTLEHCDDADFTFTVFFNLKEHTVYVKQRPFLHAFLERVAEMFEVVIFTASQSIYAAQLLDILDPDKKFISRRVYRESCIFTDGSYTKDLTVLGVDLAKVAIIDNSPQVFRLQVNNGIPIKSWFSDPSDCALISLLPFLETLVDADDVRPIIARRFGRVRNVLYNLLMEKCKYVEFHCYCLS, encoded by the exons ATGCTTATATTGACTATG GAATTGGCCCTTAACTGTACGTCAAGCTTCGAAACAATTTTTTCTCCTGCTTTGGAGCCTGTTGAAATTCAGTATCTGCCAAATAATGATGATGATTCAG GAGGCAACAAAGATCTTAGCGTGCCAGGGTTGGGTACTGACGACAGTGATAACAGAAGCTCATGCTACTATGAAACATGCAACATCTCAGATTTCTTTATTTCTGACATGATTATTGCTGGCTTACCATTTGATGGGAACACAGCTGATGACAATATCACCGTGACCAATCCTTTTCCGGAGTATAAATGTGCTGAATCTAGTATGTTGTTTGATGTGGCTGAGGAATGTGTCATGCTACCTTTTCTTGAAGACACTCCTAAAGTAAGCAATCCTAATGATATGGTATCTTGTGAAGAGGACGTGGTAGATCAAGATGATGCTAGCTTGTACCTAGCAATTAATCAGATACGATCTTGCAATCAGGAATCTGACCTTCACACTGAATTGGACCAAATAGAAGACTTTGATCCTCAgttctttataaaaaatttgcCTGATCTATCTGACATGGAGTCGAATTTTCACCCAACTTTATCTCCAAAGGATTCTTGGAGAAGGAAGTCGATAACCCTGGTGCTCGATTTGGATG AGACTCTGGTCCACTCTACATTGGAACATTGTGACGATGCTGATTTTACCTTTACTGTGTTTTTCAACTTGAAAGAGCACACTGTATATGTAAAACAGAGGCCTTTCCTCCATGCATTCTTAGAGAGAGTTGCAGAGATGTTTGAAGTTGTTATCTTTACAGCTAGCCAAAGCATTTATGCAGCACAGCTTTTGGACATACTGGATCCAGATAAGAAGTTTATATCTCGTCGGGTTTACCGTGAGTCTTGCATTTTCACAGATGGAAGTTACACAAAAGATTTGACAGTTTTAGGTGTTGATCTTGCAAAAGTTGCCATTATTGATAATTCTCCACAG gttttcaggttgcaagtaAATAATGGGATTCCTATTAAGAGTTGGTTTAGTGATCCATCAGATTGTGCACTAATTTCATTACTCCCCTTCTTAGAGACCCTGGTTGATGCTGATGATGTCCGCCCTATCATTGCAAGGAGATTCG